The Sesamum indicum cultivar Zhongzhi No. 13 linkage group LG6, S_indicum_v1.0, whole genome shotgun sequence genomic interval ACTGCTATGTAGATCATGTGCAACTTTAGGTCAATGAGTAATTCAGTATGGACGGTCATTTAGTGAATTTAGGAGGGAAGTTAATTACTTCTTGAAATATGGGTGGAGtctaattaacatatatattcttgAGGTTGTGGTGTGTTCCTCTTACTCTATTGGGGTGTGCATGCACATTAGTTTTTTCCTTGTTCTGGTAGTTGATCCATTACTGTTGATTTGAACGAATAGCTGTCACTGATTTTTTTGGGGATGTTCTTTCTTGTCATCAGCTTGTTCGTCTGAATCGCACTTACAATTTGGCTGAGATATGCTCCTGACTATATTCATTTCTTAAATCTCTAGAAGTTGTAATTTGTGTAGAGCTACTGCTTTTCCATATGCTTTGTTCTTGTACGATAAATCGATGCACAACATGATGAATGGATGCTTGTGCATCATGATGAATGGATGCTTATTGGAGAAGTTCTATTCTGACCTAATGGAAATCCCCTTGAACACATCTTAATAGGAACACAATAAGCTCCAATCATttacaaacataaaaaagtgGAAATTTTTTAGCATTCTGCCCCCGATTGTAGTCCCACTGTGGACAAATTGACCTGGTTTCAAGGACTTGATTATTTGACGGTTTTATGCTGTTAATTGgaagttttaaattttgtggTTTTGATGGTTTGCCTTTAATGATGTTGTGATGTCTTTTAATTACAACTTTTTTGTGACTTTGAATCATATAATGATATGTCATAATAGTCTCCAGCGCATAACTGCAGTTTTTCAATTGTGGAGTATAGTGAATACACTGTTCTATAATCAGGGGTTCCAGGACTATGGCCATGTGACAACATCTTGCTCTGGTTCTTATGGTCACTTCTTCGGGTTTCACTCGACCCATTCTGAACCCGTGGTACTTAGGACCATTTTGGACTTGACCCTTTCCGAACCCAACCCTAATCACTGATTTGCCAGATACAGCACTCATCCTTCAGACAGTCAATATGGCTGTAAAAGACTCACTTTATGTGCATCTGAATCATGTATTGTTCagtctttttaatttacaacAGATCAAACCAGTTAACATATGTTGGAACATTCACAGATTACAATCCGAAAACAGACCCTGATATCTCAACGGtgttaaataaaagaaaacaaggaaAAGTGGGCACATTATTAAGCATACCAAGAAAGCTTCAGATTTGGGACAGCTGTAGTCTCAAGCACAGGCCGAGTTCTCGTCACTTCGGCTAGTGGCATTTTGCTGCTAGAAATCCAATATGTTTGCAGACACTCCCCATCATCTGCTTCCTTCTCCATTTCTTGAGTTCTCTTCCCGACGAATGATCTAACGGCCACTATCCCTGCCAATCCCACTAAAATCAACCCCACAAATCCAGCCAGAAAACCCACAACCCACAAGGGCCAAATCTCCTGCTTCTTCTCGAGCGGAACGACTATCGAGAAATGGCCTTGATTCGTGCTGTAACACACATTTGGCAAGCTCATTTCACTCAGAAAAACTTCACCAGAACCACCAAAGAAAGCACACTTTATCCTTCGATCTCTCTGTACAACCAGCATCGAATCCTGGAACTCAATCGATATGGGCTTCCCCATCGTGTTGAGCTCGAGCTTCGACAAGTTCTTGCTGCTCAAATGTGATGCATCATATACCAGCAAACCAACAACAGGAGTCACCATTGTGTACCCTGACAAGGAATAGTATGAAGAAGACCAGTTTCCCAAGTTATGGTAAACTATGAGCAGCCTTTTCACATAAGGCACAGGTAGTGTTCTTGGTGGGATCATGAAGTCACTGAAATTGGCACCTTTTCTCCACAGAGTTGTGCTTCTGAGCCCCACAACCGAAACCTTCATCCCTGCAAGATTTGCAGGGAGAGTGGCGTTATAGAGCGCACCGGTGTGCGGCCGGCGGTGAATCATAACTCTGAAAGCATGCTCATGAAGAATGGCGTCCAAAGATTCATCAAAGTTGCTTCTGAAGCAGTGAATCCAAGAAGAGAAATGTAAGAACAGAAACAAAGAGATAAAGGTAAAATAACTCCTGTTGTTTCCCATACAGTACATGTTTGAACCTCTGGTGTTGATGATAAGGCTCATATTTCTATGGTGATTTCAACTTCACTGGGGCCTTGCAACGGTAAATGTTGAAGGCAATGATTTCAACTTCACTGAATCTTCTAGTCTTCTCAAAAGTGTTGCACTCATTTCAGAGTTCTCCATGGCCTTTTTCTGCTTCAATCATGTTCTCTTTCTGGCTACTATCCCACCTAAATTTATGCCTCAATCCTTTGGGTGACTTCAACTGCTATGACTCCCAAACTTTTCTTAGCTAAAATTTGATTCATGCAAACGTCAAGAATATAACTTGGGACCAGGCCCAATGAATGAAAATGGTGGATGGAGCAGTGCAAATGCAATGATGAAGCATTGTGGTGTACCAAAAAGGCTGAGAGGAGACAATGTTCCATGAAATTCGGGTTAAAGCGCACGCTTGTAGTTGCTTTTGCTCTTCTTGGTGTGGGAGCCAGTTTAGGGCTGAATCATGGAGGTGGACCAAGACTCCTAATTACAAGGGACAACGTACCATGtcttttttcacaaattattcatataattacgCGTAAACCTattacaaatatcaaaatcatttatataaattatttttgtttttttaaaaaatatacctaTACCATCAAAACCATCAAgattattacacaaactatcgTATTTTTTAGGGATACACTCCTCTCCcatgagatttgatgtaattatacatagactCCTGTGGCTTGGGTATTTACATTTAACACCTTGAAGTTTGCttcaatctaacaaataagtcccttcgttagccaaaattcaccgaatttgctgatattaacaaaaaaaattaaatgagaattGGGAGTAACTGATTACTAACTTATTTcaagacaaataattttttaaactaaactACCCTCATAATGGGGAAGATATCTCTTCACATGCATCAATGCGCGAAgacatatgagggtaatttgatcataaaaagatttatttgacctgtaataaattaatatcaacaaatttagtgacttttgattaatgaacttatttgttagacaaaaacaaatctcaaaaatactagatgtaattttttaaactataaggagtttatatgtaattacactaaacctcaggggaggagagtgtaattatccaaacttttttaattgtaaggGGTGGTTTATGCAATTATCCAATCTTCAAGAGTggtatttgtaaataaattataaggtaggggtataaatacaattatccCTAATTGATACTCgcctttatttaattttttggtatttctttttccttttctataaAGTTTTGGGCAGAACTGGGTTGTCCAAAGCTTTTctcattcataattttaaaatattatttcttttcctccaACCCAAAATCCAATTgtcttttagaaaaagaaaacgttAAAAGCGACTCATCAAATACGTATGTAGAATAATTGCCACCTTCTCTTCATTAACTTTGTATACTTTTtcagaaaatcaattttcaagaaacaacCGGCTGTATTCATCTCACAGTCATTCTCAGGTCCTATTTATACAAAGGCTTACCATCCCACAGTAGTTTATGTTTGATCAGTAAAGCAACAAGAAACCAAGATCCTTAATATGTGCATGATGTTTCCTACAGCAGTTCCATTAACCGTAGCAAAAAGATTCAGCCGAGTAATACGAAAGATCAGCCATTGGACTTCATCATTCCTCATCCATCCAATTCCTCTAATATGCCGAGCAGCCCTCCATACAGGTCGTCTTCGTTGCTTTCCTTCTCGATTGTGAGCTCAGCCCTCAGATGGAGAATGCCATTGATGAAGAAAGGGCTTCCATCAGCTACAAATGCCGTCCACGGGACACCAAACATGTTGTGGTGTCCAATGGTCTTCTTTCCTCCGTCGAATATGTATGCTCCTCTCCACCAGGTCACAAACTCCTCAGAGGGCTTTGTTCTTGATGCAAGCTCATAGACAACAGTACAGGCAGCTGATCTTGGCCCGTCGACAAAGAAAAACAGTCCGAAAGAATGAACAAAGTTATGATGGCCCGGGATGCTGCATTGGCCAGTCAAGTAAATTTGTTGCCTGCCCAAGTGAAAAAGCTGCGAGTGGACTTGACCAGTTGGGAAGAGACGTAGACATTCTTCCTTTCTAAGATCAAAATAAACGATGCTATGTGGACGAGGCAGTTCAAATTCAACTACCTGAATTGGCCAAAATTTGTATGCGCGTTGGACCAAGTAATGGCGTGTTGTAAAGTTGACCCACTCTGCTGCAAGATAGCGCTGTCGATGAGAAGTCTTGGCCTTGAAAAATAGAGCCTCGAGAACAATTCTTGAAGCTAGTTCAGGATCAATGTCATTGCAAGTAAGGACTTCTTTCAGATTTCCGGTAATCATTAGTGGAAAACGAATGAGGCGAAGCAGATGCGTTTTCAATATCTCTCTTCTTTCCTCCAACTTTGGGTAATGTTTACGAGCCCACTTCAGCACAATATCGTATACATCGTACTCTGTTGCTACCTGCAAGTCATCACTGGAGAGAACTGCTTCAATACCAACTAAAGGCAGGTCAAGTACCTCTTCCTGAAACCTGATTAATCAATGAAAGAGAGTTATGAAGCAGCAAACCTAAAACTAAGAATCAGCAACAAAGATTGACTCATCTATAGCTAGAAGTTAACAGCAAAAACATTTCTTCAAGCCAGAATTCAAGTACACACAAACAAATCAAAGGTCAATTAGCTAATTCAGAATAACATGGAGCGTAATATCTATGAAAGGAAATAGATGATTATTCATTGTTAGTGGTGTTTACTCTGCCCCCTgttatatcaaaattacaaataccacCGTTTGACTCTCGGAATTTGGTCAAGACCAGATGGAATTGTCAAAGGACAAGTTTACATTGCTAAGATTTAATAGCTAGAGGGGGTAACATAAAAGAAggtgtatattatatattttcaatatgttttttctttttatccttTGCACAGAAATCCAAGAAGTCACATATGAATTACTTAGTTATGCAATTAGTAGAAAATTTGAGAGGCACATTCCTGCAAGCCTAAGATAAGTTAATAACCACGGTTATGAGAAgatataagaaagaaaaagcatttatcactttaaattatataccGATCAAATAGTATGGATTATCTCAACGAAAGACTTTGAGCacaagaggaaaaaaaaaacattgagCTATACAGCGACTTCAGTCCCCATATAGAGCTAAGTCAAATGGAGCTTCTAATGTTGGATCACGAGGATCACATAGTCCATGGTTATTgattccaaaaaatattacttacaTAACTAATTGTCATGACTTAAATTGTTGTGTCTATTCTTTGGTTGGTTTAGTTTCTTTGTCAACAAGAAGTACTTTATTAGTAAACTAATGAAATGGTTGGAACTAAATAGATTTTGGTTTTGATGGTTAAATTTTGTAAGCTTGGGGTTTGTAAAGTTATGAAAAAATCTCTATAACAATGACAAATTTTGGTTCAGTATCCTTCAGAAGGGCATTTCTGGATAACATTGCAAAACTACGTggcatataaaaatacatgagAGCATTTTGGGATGTTTATAACAGTTATGATGACAAAGTTATCACACATCATCAGTTTGACTACCGAAAAGGACTAATAATTAGTCAGAGACAAAGAACAAGGAAGGTCACTGTGATTTCAAAACTAAGTGGGTGTATAATTAGCCAAAGTTACGGGGAAGgatggtgtaattatcccttcaTTGTTAGTGCACCATTCCTTATACCGAAACctataataaaagaaaggaaTAACAGGTATTTCTTCACAAGAAAAGATGGGTACTTACCCGCCTATGTCCCTGAACTGTGCAGCAAGGAACTTGCTGGCAGCTTCTTTAAGTGGCTGAACTGAATCAGACATTAAAACAGTTGGAGGAAGATTCAAATAAAGCAAGGCTGATTCATAGTCCATCGGCAATTTCAGCAATAATTGGCTGCAGTACCTCAAGCATGCAGCAACCTGAAATTTGTCAGCAATCACCAACACATCCAGCAAAGCACAGGGAGTAGTTCTTGTTAGAGTATTGCTATACATAAAGTTCAACAAATCCATGAGGGAAGCTTCATCTGCACATCATGTTGAAGTAACTCAAGGATATCAACGTTGAGTAAATTGAACTTTCAAGTAAAAACTTAAGCACCAACGATATGCTGCAGTGCATACCTGAGGCTTGAATCCTTAGAGTTACTTGTTGCTGCTTTGACTCTCTCATGCCATTCGAGAACAACTAGAAAACAGATGAACAGTGGGAACAAAGAGGAGTCGAagtagaagaaagaaaagacgAAATCAAGTTAAACacaacttactttgtagaagAATGGACTATGTGCTGCTAAAATTAGAGAGCTGAAGTATATAATCCTCTCTCGCACTACAGAATGATCCATGCTGGGGGATGTTTCATTGCCCTGAGCAGCTTCACGGCCTACAGAGTTATCCTATTAGCCTTGTCTAGTTTTAAGGACAAGAGctaagaaattcaaattctcaAATATGAGGATGTGCAGTTCCTTCAGGTGCTGAAGAGAATCTCGATGAAAGGTTTttgaattgaatgaaaaagtGGAATTGTTCTGCAGTGGATTCATAAGGGGCAAAAGTGCATTAGGATTGAAACAATAAACTACGGGCAAGGATATAATAACCTAACAGGTTTCTTTTGTTGCTGTTGCGATTCCCCATAAGTGGTACAGAGGACAATAGTGAATCAAAATTGGAAATGATAGATCAGAATGAAACGTTAAGCAAACCTGctgatttaatatattattaaaaccTTAGTTCATGATGAGGTGGAAAAAAATTGGCAAACTTCAGTGTAACAGGGGAATAACGAAAAAGATGTAATTCAGGAAACCGCTAAAAGGAAGTCTATATGTCGATAATATTCAGAAGCATCTTATGCCTATTTTAAGGCTTAAACAAAGCGATGAATTTCTTTCATTCCAATTCATCACTTATCGGATTTCTATGAGGACAATTATCATTTGACACAAAGTAGAAAGGGTCATCACGGTTTAGTCACAAGAATGAGCACACTCAAATTATCACCCGGATGACAAATGCATTGTCTAACGGATTCCATATGTCCACATTCCACTCTGATCTGACACAATATGTATGTCTACTTCCAATGAGGACGGCTCATACATCCATTCAAATACACTACTTCCGTAGTGAACTCTTTCTGATAATAAGCTGGAAAACCAAAACCAAATATGACATCTCTGTATAACTAACTTTCTCGATCCTAAGATCCATTCAAATCAATAATTCTTgatgggaaaaaagaaaaggtataTCCAAATATTGCCCAGCAATCACTTAGAATTTCACAACCTTCACGGAAGATCCTTTAGACCATATTTTTAATCCAACCCAATACCTAATCTCAGCATAACATCCACGTCAAGAAATAAGGTTACACGCATTTCCAATCGTCAAGTGCTACCTTCAAATGCAATGAGTGATTTTCTTtacagaaaaagaagaaaaagaaaacttcaagAAAATCCATTGTAAGCAAACCCACCCCAAGAAGAAGTTTCTTTGCCTCCAAAGCCACCCAAATTCATAGAATCAAGTATTAAACACCATTTTATATTCCTCAACTATAAAAGTCATCACAACGtataaaaatcacatgcaTCATATTAAATGCAAATGCACCCAATGTTCTTGTAGGAGCCAGTACCATTAGCATGGGTGAGCAGGGCGTCGCGGTCGGGGCAGGACTCGGGAGGGTCGTCCGTGATCTCAATCTTGAGAATCCTATCAGAGAAACCGACGTTGTTGAATGCAAATGAAAAGTCTAAAGGGCATTGCGGTGAACCGACGCCAGGCGAGCTGCCCGACTCCATCACCATCGTTCTCtgatcaaacaaaattataaacttgTCGAATTCCGGCGCCTAAAATCTTCCTATTGTAATGATCACTGTCTCTGCATGAAACCCAGTGACGCGGTATTCGGGAGGAACGGAACGGAAAGTTAAtgaagaaaactgaaaattgatTCTTGGTTGGGTTTCCTCGCTTGGGGTTTTATCAAGGTTTATCGTTGGGtttgaaattacttaatttgttgaataataCCCGCCATATCAACACCCGTTTTCTGCTTCTCCAGCGCTTCAGGGGaagaattaatcaattattttttaatgttcttGCAATCTTCGTGGAatgaaattattcttaatatatatatccataagCCCAAAGAAAActcaaataacaaataataattataacatttttttttctatggaAGGGAATATAAGACTCTAATACTtgataataatacaaaaagtcCACCTTATACATGAGATGTTGTGtctattcatttatttgatattaatggTCAGAATATGATTGTTGTAACAATTGATATTCGACAGGAATGatggtaattaatttatttaaattaataatacttcattgctattatttcaaaaacaaaaaaataggaaaagcCAACAGAAATATGCTTGTTTGCTTCGTAAAATAATTTCCATCTCATCTTTTGAACATATGCTTAGCTTATTAATTGTGATCAAGGTGTTTTCATTGTGAGGGGCGTTAGCCCACAGATACTTCCAACAGTTGTCGTTTGTTATTGGGCTGCAGCCCACAAGAAGAATTATTGCTAACAGCTACAACCAGgggtgatttaaaaaaaaaaaattcgaacCGCTCGAAGCAAATCAAATTGAATCGTTTTAAATGATTTATCTTCCAAATTGTAGTTCTAAATTTAGGGGCATCGTACTATtagtttgattttaatttaaaataaaaaaaatatcaaaatcgaACCCACggctaaataatataattaattttttaaattatatataataatccaatagaataaataatcttttagaagaatttaatagtcaaattatataatttcaatatgcATACGCTATTAAAGATCCATATTACAAAGTCCACGCTATCAAAGATCATTCAACTTTTATGCTCATTTGATGAttgtcttaatttttcatttattttttatccccTATTCCCCCCCTCTCCCctcttttcctcttctctcttttctctcttacCACTTTCTTTGTTCTGTCTTTCTACCTTTTATCTCTATTCTCTTTAAAATCAACTATTGGcctttatttgattaatatatatgattttatattttgatctgCTTAAAATTGTGGAGAGTGTTGGAAGTCTATGATCCATAATATTGGTTTTTCTTACTTGCTACATACAAACACTTAttgtatttcttgatttttgttatAAGCATTAAAACCGTCAAATCGCacctttaattttgattttaaaagtggcaatttaaaaattattttataaaacccCTAGCTACAACTTGTACACGAAGGCCATGGACTAGtttctattttgaaaaagattaattatatttagacttcatttgaaaatataaaattacatttatctcttataaatataaaaatatacatgaaatataaaatgaaaggcaaaacttaaaaaattatgtaatttttttgtttatatcaatatttttcatccaaattctaacaaaagCGGGTCAGGTGTAAATAAAGAAGATGTAATTGTAACTAACCATTTCAAGGATGCACCTtgtgcttttttcttttttcctttttttctttttcgatgTTAAAGAAGACAGGAAAAAGAAGACcaacatatataattgtttcAAATTCATATGTACATTTGTAGCAATCTTGGCACCCATCCACCCCCCCAAATTCATATGGCCCCTATAACTTGatgaaaaaaggaaattacaaTAGTGTGTGCATGGCATCCTAGTTTGGATGGACAAGCATGTCCCAATTCATGAAAGATGCACCatacaacaacaaaattagGGTCTACTTGTGGAATaagcaataattttctttaaaatttcatttcaaatcACATCACTTAAAGTGCATTTCTCTTCCAATAATCCGTATGATGAACCCATTATTGAACTACATCTCCATCTTGATCCCAATTTAACATCTCAAGAATAAGGGAATAGTGTCAAATTCACAAAGACCAACATATATTCATGTGTCCTGATCTTATTTAAGTACCATGTCGAACCAATTATATTGCACCAAGTGAttgattattatgtatttttttaaattatatactaatcacataataaatataatatattgattatttaattaattttaatttattggaaCTCGACGAGAGTTTGAATTTCTCTCTAGATCTAGCTAGCTACGTCTAAAGTTGATAACCACAAGTTTGATTCTTATCAACATCCTTAAATATTGCTAAATTAGGATAATTAAATGGGACCTTTTTCCTTGACTACCCTACCTTTTATTTATGGGTCATTTAAATAGTTTatcatatatgtattattagttgtaattaaaatattcttaattgaTTCTTGAAACAGCCAAAAAGTCAAGTGCTGGCATGTCCCCTCATCATGCATATGTGCTTtggaatgaaataataaatgtagCATTCTGGGtgtatttttccaatttttaggataattataccctccttccttaaaatttagttttatttatatatagatcttgtgtaatttaagaaattatatttaatatctatgaaatttacttttatctaataaataagtcccttaTTAGTccaaattcactgaatttattgatattaacaaaagaaattgaatgaaaattgatatttacccttaattaacttaaaactgacttattgcaggtcaaataattgtttttgaactaaactacccttataatggtgaaaatatatatcctcacatgcattaacgcgtgaagaaGTATGAGGCTAATTTGATCACAAAAGGATTTATATGACCTGCTATAAGCCAGTGACAAGTCAATTGGggataaaaatagatttttctccaatttttattgttaatatcagtaaatttggtgaattttaactaacagagtaacttatttattatgtgaaaaaCAAACTCCATgggtattagatgtaatttttcaaattataagaaatttaagtgtaattatatcaaatctcataGAAAGAGAGCGTAATTATTCccaatttttattactaatctCCGACATGAGGAATTTAATGATGAGATAAAATATAGTACGGTAGCTACAACTTTAGAATAAGGTTTCATGAGGTACATCTCTTGGTTGTACtttattatctatactaaAATGAGCACTACGTACCCTTTTTTATTACATCCTTATAAAATCTATTTCTCTGAAAAGCATTTCCAGAATCTATGCATTTTCTTGagt includes:
- the LOC105164030 gene encoding uncharacterized protein LOC105164030 — translated: MSLIINTRGSNISNFDESLDAILHEHAFRVMIHRRPHTGALYNATLPANLAGMKVSVVGLRSTTLWRKGANFSDFMIPPRTLPVPYVKRLLIVYHNLGNWSSSYYSLSGYTMVTPVVGLLVYDASHLSSKNLSKLELNTMGKPISIEFQDSMLVVQRDRRIKCAFFGGSGEVFLSEMSLPNVCYSTNQGHFSIVVPLEKKQEIWPLWVVGFLAGFVGLILVGLAGIVAVRSFVGKRTQEMEKEADDGECLQTYWISSSKMPLAEVTRTRPVLETTAVPNLKLSWYA
- the LOC110012175 gene encoding uncharacterized protein LOC110012175 → MVMESGSSPGVGSPQCPLDFSFAFNNVGFSDRILKIEITDDPPESCPDRDALLTHANGREAAQGNETSPSMDHSVVRERIIYFSSLILAAHSPFFYKVSCV
- the LOC105164220 gene encoding BTB/POZ domain-containing protein POB1-like, with the protein product MRESKQQQVTLRIQASDEASLMDLLNFMYSNTLTRTTPCALLDVLVIADKFQVAACLRYCSQLLLKLPMDYESALLYLNLPPTVLMSDSVQPLKEAASKFLAAQFRDIGGFQEEVLDLPLVGIEAVLSSDDLQVATEYDVYDIVLKWARKHYPKLEERREILKTHLLRLIRFPLMITGNLKEVLTCNDIDPELASRIVLEALFFKAKTSHRQRYLAAEWVNFTTRHYLVQRAYKFWPIQVVEFELPRPHSIVYFDLRKEECLRLFPTGQVHSQLFHLGRQQIYLTGQCSIPGHHNFVHSFGLFFFVDGPRSAACTVVYELASRTKPSEEFVTWWRGAYIFDGGKKTIGHHNMFGVPWTAFVADGSPFFINGILHLRAELTIEKESNEDDLYGGLLGILEELDG